A portion of the Pseudomonas protegens CHA0 genome contains these proteins:
- a CDS encoding phosphatase PAP2/dual specificity phosphatase family protein, whose amino-acid sequence MAAGALPAREPGLLKPAVLWLLLLAPLFFSTYGFATWVTAQRDDVGSMVFDWERHMPFWAWTIVPYWSIDLLYGFSLLLPRSRDELKRHALRLLTAQVIAVSCFLIWPLSFTFSRPELDGVFGWLFAVLAGFDKPFNQAPSLHIALLVVLWVCYARHTQGFWRWLVHGWFALIGVSVLSTYQHHFIDVPTGALAGWLCVWLWPLDRPSPLFSARATQDPKRRQLALRYGLGAALFAGAAFAWGGAALWLIWPGVALLLVALNYALLGAEGFQKRQDGSLSPAARWLLAPYLAAAWINSRLWTKKHPQPDPVVDNVWLGRLPTPAELKDSPFDAVLDLCAELSLDSRGLRAYQSLPVLDLCAPSAEQCLAAAHAIERLRLQGPLLVCCALGYSRSATAIAAWLLHSGRAATVDAAIVQIQRARPQIVLHPAHRQALQALSSAGRTAHVH is encoded by the coding sequence ATGGCCGCAGGCGCCTTGCCGGCCCGGGAGCCGGGCCTGCTGAAACCCGCGGTGCTCTGGCTGCTGTTGCTGGCACCGCTGTTCTTCAGCACCTACGGCTTCGCCACCTGGGTCACCGCCCAGCGCGACGATGTCGGCAGCATGGTCTTCGACTGGGAACGGCACATGCCGTTCTGGGCCTGGACCATCGTGCCCTACTGGTCCATCGACCTGCTCTACGGCTTCTCCCTGTTGTTGCCGCGCAGCCGTGACGAGCTCAAGCGCCACGCCCTGCGCCTGCTCACCGCCCAGGTAATCGCGGTCAGTTGCTTCCTGATCTGGCCATTGAGCTTCACCTTCTCCCGGCCGGAACTGGACGGGGTTTTCGGCTGGCTGTTCGCGGTGCTGGCCGGCTTCGACAAGCCCTTCAACCAGGCGCCGTCGCTGCACATCGCCCTGCTGGTGGTGCTCTGGGTCTGCTACGCACGGCATACCCAGGGTTTCTGGCGCTGGCTGGTGCATGGCTGGTTCGCGCTGATCGGGGTCTCGGTGCTGAGCACTTATCAACACCACTTCATCGATGTACCCACAGGCGCCCTGGCCGGCTGGCTGTGTGTCTGGCTATGGCCGCTGGACCGTCCCAGCCCATTGTTCAGTGCCCGTGCGACCCAGGACCCGAAGCGCCGCCAGCTGGCCCTGCGCTATGGCCTGGGTGCGGCGCTGTTCGCCGGGGCAGCCTTTGCCTGGGGCGGCGCCGCGCTGTGGCTGATCTGGCCCGGCGTGGCGCTGTTGCTGGTGGCCCTGAACTACGCCCTGCTGGGTGCCGAGGGTTTCCAGAAGCGCCAGGACGGCAGCCTCAGCCCCGCTGCACGCTGGTTGCTGGCGCCTTACCTGGCGGCGGCCTGGATCAACTCGCGGCTGTGGACAAAAAAACATCCACAGCCGGACCCGGTTGTGGATAACGTCTGGCTCGGGCGCCTGCCGACACCGGCCGAGCTCAAGGACAGCCCGTTCGACGCCGTGCTCGACCTGTGCGCCGAGCTGTCCCTGGACAGCCGCGGGCTGCGGGCCTACCAGAGCCTGCCGGTGCTGGACCTGTGTGCCCCCAGTGCCGAGCAGTGCCTGGCCGCCGCCCACGCCATCGAACGCCTGCGCCTGCAAGGGCCGCTGCTGGTGTGCTGCGCCCTGGGTTATTCGCGCAGCGCCACGGCGATTGCCGCCTGGCTGCTGCACAGCGGCCGGGCAGCCACGGTGGATGCCGCCATCGTGCAGATCCAGCGAGCCCGCCCGCAGATCGTCCTGCACCCCGCCCACCGCCAGGCGCTGCAAGCCCTGAGCAGCGCCGGGAGAACGGCCCATGTCCACTGA
- a CDS encoding lysophospholipid acyltransferase family protein — translation MFEPLVANLITSAARSITGARSLWLGSAPRAVQRIYFANHSSHGDFVLLWASLPPALRKLTRPVAGADYWQKSNLRRYIINRVFNGVLIDRERKEAVDNNPLQPMIDALENGDSLIIFPEGTRNPEDGLLPFKSGIYHLAKRYPQVEVIPVWIANLNRVMPKGRFLPLPLLCTTSFGAPLTLEEDETKEHFLERSRAALLALAPEHA, via the coding sequence ATGTTCGAACCCCTGGTCGCCAATCTCATCACCTCCGCCGCCCGCAGCATCACCGGCGCCCGCAGCCTGTGGCTGGGCTCGGCACCGCGCGCGGTGCAGCGGATCTACTTCGCCAACCACAGCAGCCACGGCGACTTCGTACTGCTCTGGGCCTCCCTGCCGCCGGCCCTGCGCAAACTGACGCGGCCCGTGGCCGGCGCCGACTACTGGCAGAAAAGCAACCTGCGTCGCTACATCATCAATCGGGTGTTCAACGGCGTGCTGATCGACCGCGAGCGCAAGGAGGCTGTGGATAACAACCCCCTGCAACCCATGATCGATGCCCTGGAGAACGGCGACTCGCTGATCATCTTTCCGGAAGGCACGCGCAACCCCGAAGACGGCCTGCTGCCGTTCAAGAGCGGGATCTACCACCTGGCCAAGCGTTATCCACAGGTTGAGGTGATTCCGGTGTGGATCGCCAACCTCAACCGGGTCATGCCCAAGGGCCGCTTCCTGCCCCTGCCGCTGCTGTGCACCACCAGTTTCGGCGCCCCCCTGACCCTGGAAGAAGACGAAACCAAGGAACACTTCCTCGAACGCAGCCGCGCCGCGCTGCTGGCCCTGGCCCCGGAGCACGCCTGA
- a CDS encoding phosphatidate cytidylyltransferase, translating into MDKQTLMLFGGIGAILVLASLIGFILQWRTRGAPNPVIDNLNARINAWWVMVLVIGIAFWLGTAAVILLFYAVSFYALREFLTLTPTRRSDYPALVAAFYLALPLQYLLIYSDWYGLFSIFIPVYVFLLLPILASLGGDSTHFLERASKVQWGLMIAVFCVSFVPALLTLDIAGYEGRNLLLIAYLVIVVQLSDVLQYVCGKLFGKRKIAPNLSPSKTVEGFVGGILLASMIGGALFWITPFNVWQSFLIALLINLLGFAGGIVMSAIKRDRGVKDWGHMIEGHGGMLDRLDSVCFAAPIFFHLVRYWWT; encoded by the coding sequence ATGGATAAGCAGACCCTGATGTTATTCGGCGGCATCGGCGCCATTCTGGTGCTGGCCTCGCTGATCGGTTTCATCCTCCAGTGGCGCACCCGTGGCGCGCCCAACCCGGTGATCGACAACCTCAATGCGCGGATCAATGCCTGGTGGGTGATGGTGCTGGTGATCGGTATCGCCTTCTGGCTCGGCACCGCGGCGGTGATCCTGCTGTTCTATGCGGTGTCGTTCTACGCCCTGCGGGAATTCCTCACCCTGACCCCGACCCGGCGCAGCGACTATCCGGCCCTGGTGGCGGCCTTCTACCTGGCCCTGCCCCTGCAATACCTGCTGATCTACTCCGACTGGTACGGGCTGTTCTCGATCTTCATTCCGGTCTACGTGTTCCTGCTGCTGCCGATCCTCGCGTCGCTCGGTGGCGACAGCACGCACTTCCTGGAGCGTGCCTCCAAGGTCCAGTGGGGGCTGATGATCGCGGTGTTCTGCGTGTCCTTCGTGCCCGCCCTGCTGACCCTGGACATCGCCGGCTATGAAGGCCGCAACCTGCTGCTGATCGCTTACCTGGTGATCGTGGTGCAGCTCTCGGACGTGCTGCAGTACGTCTGTGGAAAACTCTTTGGCAAGCGCAAGATCGCCCCCAACCTGTCGCCGTCCAAGACCGTGGAAGGCTTTGTCGGCGGCATCCTGCTGGCTTCGATGATCGGCGGGGCGCTGTTCTGGATCACCCCGTTCAATGTCTGGCAGTCATTCCTCATCGCCCTGCTGATCAACCTGCTGGGCTTTGCCGGCGGCATCGTCATGTCGGCGATCAAGCGCGATCGCGGGGTCAAGGACTGGGGGCACATGATCGAGGGCCACGGCGGCATGCTCGATCGCCTGGATTCGGTGTGTTTCGCCGCGCCGATCTTCTTCCACCTGGTGCGCTACTGGTGGACCTGA
- a CDS encoding Lrp/AsnC family transcriptional regulator, giving the protein MKLDAYDRKILAALQRDGRLSNVQLAEEIGLSPSPCLRRVRMLEEAGVIRGYQATLDRDEVGLGLTVFVGVKVERHNDAEAEAFRQAVLQLPEVISAFLVSGESDFLLQVVVPDLRGYDRFLTGHLLKIPGVSDIRSNFAIHTVKTPGPLPLGHLPG; this is encoded by the coding sequence ATGAAACTTGATGCCTATGACCGCAAGATCCTCGCCGCGCTGCAGCGCGATGGTCGCCTGAGCAACGTGCAACTGGCCGAAGAGATCGGCCTGTCGCCGTCACCCTGCCTGCGCCGGGTGCGCATGCTGGAAGAGGCCGGGGTGATCCGTGGCTACCAGGCCACCCTGGACCGCGACGAGGTGGGCCTGGGGCTGACCGTGTTCGTCGGGGTCAAGGTGGAGCGACACAACGATGCCGAGGCCGAAGCCTTCCGCCAGGCGGTATTGCAGTTGCCGGAGGTGATCTCGGCGTTCCTGGTATCGGGTGAATCGGATTTCCTGCTGCAAGTGGTGGTCCCGGACCTGCGTGGCTATGACCGCTTCCTGACCGGCCACTTGCTGAAGATCCCCGGGGTCAGCGACATCCGCAGCAACTTCGCGATTCACACGGTGAAAACCCCGGGGCCCCTGCCATTGGGGCATCTACCGGGCTGA
- a CDS encoding LysE family translocator, with the protein MYFLALAVVYLLPGPDMILLLQTGARQGKAQALATALGLALSRGCHVALAALGLAALFKAAPWTFDLVRLAGAAYLLWIGIQCLRANLLPNLEPGTAAATPLRWREAIQRGLLTNLLNPKALLFCSVLLPQFVDPQAGAVVPQFMTLGVLLVAVGGLFDCCYALAGAGLGRWMQRSPSAQRVQQWLFGSLLIGFALRLTFVQQA; encoded by the coding sequence ATGTATTTCCTGGCTCTGGCGGTGGTCTACCTGCTGCCCGGCCCCGACATGATCCTGCTGCTGCAAACCGGCGCCCGCCAGGGCAAGGCCCAGGCTCTGGCCACCGCGCTGGGCCTGGCCCTGTCCCGCGGCTGCCATGTGGCCCTGGCCGCGCTGGGCCTGGCGGCGCTGTTCAAGGCCGCGCCCTGGACCTTCGACCTGGTACGCCTGGCGGGCGCCGCCTACCTGCTGTGGATTGGTATCCAGTGCCTGCGGGCGAACCTGTTGCCCAACCTTGAGCCCGGCACCGCCGCAGCCACGCCCCTGCGCTGGCGCGAGGCGATCCAGCGCGGCCTGTTGACCAACCTGCTGAACCCCAAGGCATTGCTGTTCTGTTCGGTACTGCTGCCGCAGTTCGTCGATCCCCAGGCCGGTGCGGTGGTCCCGCAATTCATGACCCTGGGGGTGCTGCTGGTGGCCGTGGGCGGCCTGTTCGACTGCTGCTACGCCCTGGCCGGTGCCGGGCTGGGCCGCTGGATGCAGCGCAGCCCGTCGGCGCAACGAGTGCAGCAATGGCTGTTCGGCAGCCTGCTGATCGGCTTCGCCCTGCGCCTGACGTTCGTCCAGCAGGCCTGA
- a CDS encoding DUF3142 domain-containing protein, producing the protein MLPRFLLRLCAVLVCGLLLNACRHEEGPPLDQQLYIWQRQWTPAHADALAGSRADFSTVRVLALQAFPQAGWSRARIDAALLKQDGRPLIAVVRLDGQLPSLNQDDILQQVQQLLADWQGQGLTLAGLEIDHDAGSARLPAYAGLLRRLREVLPQQLALSITALPAWLDSRELPGLLAQVDSSVLQVHAVSDPRRGLFDPHQAEQWARRWAGVSDKPFYLALPAYGVALLPGTAQAPVVESEAPIARRGQRRELMADPEQLSQLAKTLRNDPPAHLAGLIWFRLPLKGDVRAWSLDTLRAVARGDVLDSRLGISLQEQDGLFDIRLDNPGNLDRPLPEQLTLAVAQCDGFDGLGGYAAELRDGQLLLTRQQAGRLAAGGTRAVGWARCTKIDQGAAHVRP; encoded by the coding sequence ATGCTCCCCCGGTTTTTGCTCCGTCTTTGCGCCGTGCTGGTCTGCGGGCTGCTGCTCAATGCCTGTCGTCATGAAGAGGGGCCGCCCCTGGATCAGCAGCTCTATATCTGGCAACGCCAGTGGACCCCGGCCCACGCCGACGCCCTGGCAGGCTCGCGGGCGGACTTTTCCACCGTCCGGGTGCTGGCCCTGCAGGCTTTTCCACAGGCCGGCTGGAGCCGGGCGCGGATCGACGCCGCCTTGCTCAAGCAAGACGGTCGCCCACTGATTGCGGTGGTGCGCCTGGATGGCCAACTGCCGTCCCTGAACCAGGACGACATCCTCCAGCAGGTGCAGCAACTGCTGGCCGACTGGCAAGGGCAGGGCCTGACCCTGGCCGGCCTGGAGATCGACCACGATGCCGGCAGCGCCCGGCTGCCGGCCTATGCCGGGCTCCTGCGGCGGCTGCGCGAGGTGCTGCCGCAGCAGCTGGCCCTGAGCATCACCGCGCTGCCCGCCTGGCTCGACAGCCGCGAGTTGCCCGGGCTGCTGGCTCAGGTCGACAGCAGCGTGCTCCAGGTACATGCGGTCAGCGACCCCCGGCGCGGGCTGTTCGACCCGCACCAGGCTGAACAATGGGCCAGGCGCTGGGCTGGGGTAAGCGACAAGCCGTTCTACCTGGCCCTGCCTGCCTACGGCGTGGCCTTGCTGCCCGGCACCGCCCAGGCTCCAGTGGTGGAAAGCGAGGCGCCCATTGCGCGCCGGGGCCAGCGTCGGGAGCTGATGGCCGACCCCGAGCAACTGAGCCAACTGGCCAAGACCCTGCGCAATGATCCGCCGGCCCATCTGGCCGGGCTGATCTGGTTTCGCCTGCCGCTCAAGGGCGATGTCCGCGCCTGGAGCCTGGATACCCTGCGCGCGGTGGCCCGTGGAGACGTGCTGGACAGCCGCTTGGGCATCAGCCTGCAGGAGCAGGACGGTCTCTTCGATATCCGCTTGGACAACCCGGGCAATCTCGACCGCCCTTTGCCTGAACAACTGACCCTGGCCGTTGCCCAATGCGACGGATTCGACGGGCTGGGCGGTTATGCCGCCGAGCTGCGTGACGGCCAGCTGCTATTGACCCGCCAGCAGGCCGGCCGTCTGGCGGCGGGCGGCACCCGGGCCGTGGGCTGGGCCCGCTGTACAAAAATTGACCAAGGAGCTGCACATGTTCGTCCCTAG
- a CDS encoding glutathione S-transferase family protein: MSLLPIKFYNFPRSGHAHRVELMLSLLDLPTETIFVDLAQGAHKQPEFLALNAFGQVPVIDDQGTVLADSNAILVYLAQRYGSGRWLPTDPVGAAQVQRWLSVAAGPIAFGPAAARLITVFGATFNAEEVIARAHGLLKVMDQELANRPFLVGEQATIADVAGYSYIAHAPEGNVSLADYPNVRAWLARIEALPGFVPMPSTAAGLKSA, translated from the coding sequence ATGTCCCTGCTTCCCATCAAGTTCTACAACTTTCCCCGGTCCGGCCACGCTCACCGCGTCGAGCTGATGCTGTCGCTGCTGGACCTGCCTACCGAAACCATCTTTGTCGACCTGGCCCAGGGTGCCCACAAGCAGCCCGAATTCCTGGCCCTCAACGCCTTTGGCCAAGTACCGGTGATCGATGACCAGGGCACGGTGCTGGCGGACTCCAACGCGATCCTGGTGTACCTGGCGCAACGCTATGGCAGCGGCCGCTGGTTGCCCACCGACCCGGTGGGCGCGGCGCAGGTACAGCGCTGGTTGTCGGTGGCGGCGGGGCCGATCGCCTTCGGTCCGGCGGCGGCGCGACTGATCACGGTGTTCGGCGCCACCTTCAATGCCGAGGAGGTCATTGCCCGCGCCCACGGCCTGCTCAAGGTCATGGACCAGGAACTGGCGAACCGGCCGTTCCTGGTGGGTGAACAGGCGACCATCGCTGACGTCGCCGGCTACAGCTATATCGCCCACGCGCCGGAGGGCAACGTGTCCCTGGCCGATTATCCCAACGTGCGGGCCTGGCTGGCGCGGATCGAGGCCTTGCCGGGCTTCGTGCCCATGCCGTCCACGGCGGCGGGGCTCAAAAGCGCCTGA
- a CDS encoding LysR family transcriptional regulator, whose protein sequence is MDRFQEMQVFVCVAQEQGFAAAARRLNLSAASVTRAVAALEQRIGTQLLVRTTRKVHLSEAGQRYLEDCRRILAEVQDAEASAAGIHAQPRGQLSLTAPVLFGDLFVTPLLVRYLQRYPQVSINALLVDRVANMVDEGIDVAVRIGELPDSGQHSIRVGQVRRVVCAAPGFLAAHGCPQHPDDLRQAPLIAPSSTGQARHWQFNDAGRALSLRPEPRLLVSANQAAISAACLGLGLTRVLSYQVADQVAAGQLQIVLADFELPPLPIHVVYQGGRKAPARVRSFVDFAVQALREHPSLNT, encoded by the coding sequence ATGGACAGGTTTCAGGAAATGCAGGTGTTCGTCTGTGTCGCCCAGGAGCAGGGGTTCGCCGCGGCTGCGCGGCGCCTTAACCTGTCGGCGGCCAGCGTCACCCGGGCCGTGGCAGCCCTCGAACAGCGCATCGGCACCCAGTTGCTGGTACGCACCACCCGCAAGGTGCACCTGAGCGAAGCCGGGCAACGTTATCTGGAGGACTGCCGACGCATTCTCGCCGAGGTGCAGGATGCCGAGGCCTCGGCCGCCGGCATCCACGCCCAGCCACGGGGGCAACTGAGCCTGACTGCGCCGGTGCTGTTCGGCGATCTGTTCGTCACCCCGCTGCTGGTGCGTTACCTGCAACGTTATCCACAGGTCAGCATCAACGCCTTGCTGGTGGACCGAGTGGCGAACATGGTGGATGAAGGCATCGATGTGGCGGTGCGCATCGGCGAATTGCCGGACAGCGGCCAGCACAGCATCCGAGTAGGCCAGGTGCGCCGGGTGGTCTGTGCAGCCCCCGGATTCCTGGCGGCCCATGGTTGCCCCCAGCACCCCGATGACCTGCGCCAGGCTCCGCTGATTGCGCCATCCTCCACCGGCCAGGCGCGCCACTGGCAATTCAACGACGCCGGGCGCGCTCTGAGCCTGCGCCCGGAACCGCGGCTGCTGGTGAGCGCCAACCAGGCCGCCATCAGTGCCGCCTGCCTGGGGCTGGGCCTGACCCGGGTGCTGTCCTATCAGGTGGCCGATCAGGTCGCTGCCGGCCAGTTGCAGATCGTGTTGGCGGATTTCGAGCTGCCGCCCTTGCCGATCCACGTGGTGTACCAGGGCGGTCGCAAGGCGCCGGCGCGGGTACGCAGCTTTGTCGATTTCGCCGTGCAGGCCCTGCGCGAGCATCCATCGCTCAATACTTGA
- a CDS encoding PAAR domain-containing protein, producing MDVQAAARLGDDIAHGFGVAAMLAGAVAGALIGAAIIAATAATGGLAVVILAGSVAAGGLSMFQLVKGLSTIFDLPEPTTGELIRGSPNVFVNLRNAMRAGEDVSSSCTGFPVAHPPWPFPVTIAEGSATVYINGKPAARLSSKMTCGAHIKSGSPNTFIGGPTLQVEFVLDIEGWLHTGLEALGLVAAAGALVLAAMAGLAALLTTVAVGAAIYGGMELLGQLGDRLGPGYRDLLQGIAGLALLGAGPKMAKLSAERNAARLANQSQVLEVRTAAQVNEAMVAEGNLPAWLEGTQVKTEIVPPGRQYQMVVAKGQAEAIMQGKPAFGGFAAPEPIPSQAYARDKLVILDRFKTDVSHVITVETTAPQKIHSGITGPLENYKGGVQQVEFVGDRNLKIVGTPGVLPVE from the coding sequence ATGGATGTACAGGCCGCAGCGCGGTTGGGCGACGACATCGCCCATGGATTCGGAGTTGCTGCCATGCTCGCCGGCGCGGTCGCAGGCGCTCTCATTGGCGCGGCCATCATTGCGGCGACCGCGGCAACAGGCGGCCTGGCGGTGGTGATCCTGGCGGGTTCGGTCGCCGCCGGTGGCCTGTCGATGTTCCAGCTGGTGAAGGGGCTGTCGACCATCTTCGATCTGCCCGAGCCAACCACCGGTGAACTCATAAGGGGCAGTCCCAACGTATTCGTCAACTTGCGCAATGCCATGCGTGCCGGCGAGGACGTGTCCAGTTCCTGTACCGGCTTTCCCGTGGCGCATCCCCCCTGGCCCTTCCCGGTCACCATCGCCGAAGGCAGCGCTACCGTGTACATCAACGGCAAGCCGGCGGCGCGACTGAGCAGTAAGATGACCTGCGGCGCGCATATCAAGTCGGGTAGCCCGAACACCTTCATCGGCGGTCCGACGCTGCAGGTGGAATTCGTGCTGGATATCGAGGGCTGGCTGCATACCGGCCTGGAGGCGCTGGGCCTGGTCGCCGCCGCCGGCGCGCTGGTGCTGGCCGCCATGGCCGGCCTCGCGGCCCTGCTGACCACCGTGGCGGTGGGGGCCGCGATCTATGGCGGCATGGAGTTGCTGGGCCAGCTCGGCGACCGGCTCGGCCCGGGCTACCGCGACCTGCTGCAAGGTATCGCCGGCCTGGCGCTGCTCGGCGCCGGGCCGAAAATGGCCAAGTTGAGCGCCGAACGCAATGCCGCGCGACTGGCCAACCAGTCGCAGGTGCTCGAGGTGCGCACGGCCGCCCAGGTCAACGAGGCGATGGTCGCCGAGGGCAACTTGCCGGCTTGGCTGGAAGGCACCCAGGTCAAGACCGAAATAGTGCCACCGGGAAGGCAATACCAGATGGTCGTCGCCAAGGGCCAGGCCGAAGCCATCATGCAGGGCAAGCCAGCCTTCGGAGGTTTCGCCGCCCCCGAGCCGATTCCCAGCCAGGCCTACGCTCGGGATAAACTGGTGATCCTCGATCGATTCAAGACAGACGTATCCCATGTGATCACCGTCGAAACCACCGCACCGCAAAAGATTCACAGTGGTATCACCGGCCCGCTGGAGAACTACAAGGGCGGCGTGCAGCAGGTGGAGTTCGTCGGTGACAGGAATCTGAAAATTGTCGGCACGCCTGGTGTGCTGCCTGTGGAGTGA
- the glmS gene encoding glutamine--fructose-6-phosphate transaminase (isomerizing), with protein MCGIVGAVAERNITAILLEGLKRLEYRGYDSAGVAVYTNAGKLERMRRPGKVSELEQALASEPLVGRLGIAHTRWATHGAPCERNAHPHFSGDLAIVHNGIIENHEALRAQLGALGYEFTSDTDTEVIAHLLNHKLKDLGDLTKALKATVEELHGAYGLAVISASQPDRLVAARSGSPLVIGLGLGENFLASDQLALRQVTDRFMYLEEGDIAEIRRDSVQIWDINGKAVEREAVQYRDGAEAAEKGEFRHFMLKEIHEQPSVVQRTLEGRLSANQVLVQAFGPQAAELFAKVRNVQIVACGTSYHAGMVARYWLEELAGIPCQVEVASEFRYRKVVVQPDTLFVTISQSGETADTLAALRNAKELGFLASLAICNVGISSLVRESDLTLLTQAGREIGVASTKAFTTQLVGLLLLTLSLGQVRGTLAAGVEAELVEELRRLPIRLGEALAMDGVVEKTAELFADKHHTLFLGRGAQYPVAMEGSLKLKEISYIHAEAYPAGELKHGPLALVDNDMPVVTVAPNNELLEKLKSNLQEVRARGGELIVFADEQAGMTNGEGTHVIQMPHIHDILSPILYTIPLQLLSYYVAVLKGTDVDQPRNLAKSVTVE; from the coding sequence ATGTGTGGAATTGTTGGCGCCGTTGCTGAACGCAATATCACCGCCATTTTGCTGGAAGGCCTCAAGCGCCTCGAATACCGCGGCTACGACAGCGCCGGTGTGGCGGTCTATACCAATGCCGGCAAGCTGGAGCGCATGCGGCGCCCGGGCAAGGTCAGCGAACTGGAGCAGGCCCTGGCCAGTGAGCCGCTGGTCGGCCGCCTGGGCATCGCCCACACCCGCTGGGCCACCCACGGTGCGCCATGCGAACGTAATGCCCACCCGCATTTCTCCGGCGACCTGGCGATCGTGCACAACGGCATCATCGAGAACCACGAAGCCTTGCGCGCGCAGCTCGGCGCCCTGGGTTACGAGTTCACTTCGGACACCGACACCGAAGTCATCGCCCACTTGCTGAACCACAAGCTCAAGGACCTGGGAGACCTCACCAAGGCCCTCAAGGCCACCGTCGAGGAGTTGCATGGTGCCTACGGCCTGGCCGTGATCAGCGCCAGCCAGCCGGACCGCCTGGTTGCGGCCCGCAGCGGCAGCCCGCTGGTGATCGGCCTGGGCCTGGGGGAAAACTTCCTCGCCTCCGACCAGTTGGCCCTGCGCCAGGTCACTGACCGCTTCATGTACCTGGAAGAAGGTGATATCGCCGAAATCCGCCGCGACAGCGTGCAGATCTGGGACATCAACGGCAAGGCCGTGGAACGCGAAGCGGTGCAGTACCGCGATGGCGCCGAAGCGGCAGAGAAGGGCGAGTTCCGCCACTTCATGCTCAAGGAAATCCACGAGCAGCCATCCGTGGTGCAGCGCACCCTGGAAGGCCGCCTGAGTGCCAACCAGGTACTGGTCCAGGCCTTCGGTCCGCAAGCCGCCGAGCTGTTCGCCAAGGTGCGCAATGTGCAGATCGTCGCCTGCGGCACCAGCTACCATGCCGGCATGGTCGCCCGTTACTGGCTGGAAGAACTGGCCGGCATCCCCTGCCAGGTGGAAGTGGCCAGCGAGTTCCGCTACCGCAAGGTGGTGGTGCAGCCCGACACCCTGTTCGTGACCATCTCCCAGTCCGGCGAAACCGCCGACACTTTGGCCGCTCTGCGCAATGCCAAGGAGCTGGGCTTCCTCGCCAGCCTGGCGATCTGCAACGTCGGCATCAGCTCCCTGGTGCGTGAATCGGACCTGACCTTGCTGACCCAGGCCGGTCGCGAGATCGGCGTGGCCTCCACCAAGGCCTTCACCACCCAACTGGTGGGCCTGCTGCTGCTGACCCTGTCCCTGGGCCAGGTACGTGGCACCCTGGCCGCCGGCGTGGAAGCCGAGCTGGTGGAAGAGCTGCGTCGCCTGCCGATCCGCCTGGGCGAAGCCCTGGCCATGGATGGCGTGGTGGAAAAAACGGCCGAGCTGTTTGCCGACAAGCACCACACCCTGTTCCTCGGCCGTGGTGCCCAGTACCCGGTGGCGATGGAAGGCTCGCTCAAGCTCAAGGAGATTTCCTACATCCACGCCGAAGCCTATCCGGCCGGCGAGCTCAAGCACGGCCCCCTGGCGCTTGTGGATAACGACATGCCGGTGGTTACCGTGGCACCGAACAACGAGCTGCTGGAAAAGCTCAAGTCCAACCTGCAGGAAGTGCGCGCCCGTGGCGGCGAGCTGATCGTGTTCGCCGACGAGCAGGCCGGCATGACCAATGGCGAAGGCACCCACGTGATCCAGATGCCGCACATCCACGACATCCTCTCGCCGATCCTCTACACCATCCCGCTGCAGCTGCTGTCCTACTACGTGGCCGTGCTCAAGGGCACCGACGTCGACCAGCCGCGCAACCTCGCCAAGTCGGTGACCGTGGAGTGA
- a CDS encoding DeoR/GlpR family DNA-binding transcription regulator has translation MMSKRNTPQRRHNILALLNEQGEVSVDELAKRFETSEVTIRKDLAALESNGLLLRRYGGAITMPQELVSDIGQPVSLYKQAIARAAVQRIREHARIIIDSGSTTAAMIPELGLQPGLVVMTNSLNVANALSELEHEPVLLMTGGTWDPHSESFQGQVAEQVLRSYDFDQLFIGADGIDLARGTTTFNELLGLSRVMAEVAREVVVMVESDKIGRKIPNLELPWSSVHTLITDDRLPLEVRDQIQARGITLICAAVS, from the coding sequence ATCATGTCAAAACGCAACACACCTCAACGTCGCCACAACATCCTCGCCTTGCTCAATGAACAGGGCGAAGTGAGTGTCGACGAGTTGGCCAAGCGTTTCGAAACCTCTGAAGTTACGATTCGAAAGGACCTGGCCGCCCTGGAGAGCAATGGCTTGCTGCTGCGCCGCTACGGTGGAGCGATCACCATGCCCCAGGAACTGGTCAGCGATATTGGCCAGCCCGTATCCCTCTACAAGCAGGCCATTGCCCGCGCTGCGGTGCAGCGTATCCGTGAGCATGCCCGGATCATCATCGACAGTGGCAGCACCACCGCCGCGATGATCCCCGAGCTGGGCCTGCAGCCTGGCCTGGTGGTCATGACCAACTCGCTGAATGTGGCCAACGCTCTGAGCGAGCTGGAGCACGAGCCGGTGCTGTTGATGACTGGTGGCACCTGGGACCCGCATTCCGAGTCCTTCCAGGGCCAGGTGGCCGAGCAGGTTCTACGCTCATACGACTTCGACCAGCTGTTTATCGGTGCCGATGGCATCGATCTGGCCCGTGGCACTACCACCTTCAACGAACTGCTGGGTTTGAGCCGGGTCATGGCCGAAGTGGCCCGTGAAGTGGTGGTGATGGTCGAATCCGACAAGATCGGCCGCAAGATTCCCAACCTGGAGCTGCCGTGGAGCAGCGTCCATACCCTTATTACCGATGATCGCCTGCCCTTAGAGGTCCGCGACCAGATCCAGGCCCGCGGCATAACTCTGATTTGCGCGGCTGTCAGCTAG